A single window of Intrasporangium calvum DSM 43043 DNA harbors:
- a CDS encoding nucleotidyltransferase family protein yields MSDLMPLDVGIRLTHASIQALAEDVGVALLHIKGPTLHPDLLERVESPAGLEGPLARTVPRRSSDADVLVRPSHLPILVRAMHAHGWVTKFDFEDGSAFEHAATMRHPQLALVDVHRAFPGIGVDPERAFDRLWADRVETPIAGYPCPVLGLTAQRLILLLHAARMSAENLGDIRRSWTDATESDQQAVQELARELGAEVALAAATGHLDRFRSRREHGLWAALSSGETSRRRLWWARVRAEPTPRRALRRAVRLVVPNRRRMTEWLGRPPTHGELARAYVERIGWVLAESASTVTRRRRRSPH; encoded by the coding sequence GTGAGCGACCTGATGCCCCTCGACGTCGGTATCCGCCTCACCCACGCCAGCATCCAGGCCCTCGCCGAAGACGTCGGAGTGGCTCTGCTGCACATCAAGGGTCCGACCCTGCACCCGGACCTGTTGGAGCGGGTCGAGTCACCTGCCGGCCTTGAGGGGCCACTCGCCCGGACGGTGCCCAGGCGTAGCTCTGACGCAGATGTCCTGGTTCGTCCGAGCCACCTGCCGATTCTCGTCCGAGCGATGCATGCCCACGGCTGGGTGACGAAGTTCGACTTCGAGGACGGCTCCGCGTTCGAGCACGCAGCCACGATGCGGCATCCGCAGCTTGCACTGGTCGACGTCCACCGAGCCTTCCCCGGAATCGGTGTCGACCCGGAGCGAGCGTTCGACCGCCTGTGGGCCGACCGGGTCGAGACCCCCATCGCGGGCTACCCCTGCCCCGTCCTGGGGCTGACCGCCCAGCGGCTCATCCTCCTCCTCCACGCTGCACGGATGAGCGCGGAGAACCTCGGCGACATCCGACGGAGCTGGACCGATGCCACCGAGTCTGACCAGCAGGCCGTGCAGGAGCTGGCCCGCGAGCTCGGTGCTGAGGTGGCGCTCGCTGCGGCCACGGGACACCTCGACCGGTTCCGTTCGCGGCGGGAGCACGGGCTCTGGGCCGCGCTCTCGAGCGGTGAGACGTCCCGCCGCCGCCTCTGGTGGGCGCGGGTTCGTGCTGAGCCGACACCGCGCCGCGCGCTCCGCAGGGCGGTGCGGCTCGTGGTGCCCAACCGGCGACGGATGACCGAGTGGCTGGGAAGGCCGCCCACCCATGGGGAGCTCGCCCGGGCGTACGTCGAGAGGATCGGCTGGGTCCTGGCCGAGTCAGCGTCGACTGTCACGAGGCGTCGCAGAAGGAGCCCGCATTGA
- a CDS encoding NAD-dependent epimerase/dehydratase family protein, translated as MKVVITGGAGFIGANLGRELLRRPGVDSVVAFDNLTTGFRNNLEGTGIELVEATILDPAALDEACDGADAIVHLAALPSVPRSVIDPIASHHSNATGTLEVLQAARRAGGTHVVVASSSSVYGANRELPKRESMRTAPISPYAVSKQATEAYTIAFGHTYGLPTLAFRFFNVYGPLQAAGHAYAAVVPAFVDAALRGVPLSVHGDGEQTRDFTYVGTVARVLADAVTNQVADLDPVNLAFGTRTSLNGLIDELSLVLGASPTVEHVEPRAGDVRDSQADNSRLLSLFPDVKPVSLRDGLRATVDWFRTLPDYQR; from the coding sequence ATGAAGGTCGTCATCACCGGCGGCGCCGGCTTCATCGGCGCGAACCTCGGACGCGAACTGCTCAGGCGCCCGGGGGTCGACTCCGTTGTCGCGTTCGACAACCTCACCACCGGCTTCCGCAACAACCTCGAAGGCACCGGGATCGAGCTCGTCGAAGCCACGATCCTCGACCCCGCTGCCTTGGACGAGGCGTGCGACGGAGCCGACGCCATCGTCCACCTCGCCGCCCTCCCTTCGGTGCCCCGCTCGGTCATCGACCCGATCGCCTCACACCACTCGAATGCCACGGGGACGCTGGAGGTGCTGCAGGCCGCCCGCCGCGCCGGCGGCACCCACGTCGTGGTGGCCTCGTCGTCGTCCGTCTACGGCGCCAACCGCGAGCTGCCCAAGCGCGAGAGCATGCGGACCGCGCCCATCTCGCCGTACGCCGTCAGCAAGCAGGCGACGGAGGCCTACACGATCGCCTTCGGCCACACGTACGGCCTGCCTACCTTGGCGTTCCGCTTCTTCAACGTCTACGGGCCCCTGCAGGCGGCCGGTCATGCGTATGCGGCCGTGGTGCCGGCGTTCGTCGATGCCGCCCTCCGTGGTGTCCCACTGTCCGTGCACGGGGACGGGGAGCAGACACGCGACTTCACCTACGTCGGCACGGTCGCCCGGGTCCTCGCGGACGCGGTCACGAACCAGGTCGCGGACCTGGACCCGGTCAACCTCGCATTCGGCACCCGGACCTCGCTCAACGGCCTCATCGACGAGCTCTCACTGGTCCTCGGAGCCAGCCCGACCGTCGAGCACGTCGAGCCGCGTGCCGGGGACGTCCGCGACTCGCAGGCGGACAACTCGCGTCTGCTCAGCCTCTTCCCCGACGTGAAGCCGGTTTCGCTTCGCGACGGGCTCCGGGCGACGGTGGACTGGTTCCGGACGCTCCCGGACTACCAGCGTTAG
- a CDS encoding O-antigen ligase family protein, translating into MPGRLGGSERFGLAVLVTWVGWAGTRSALAGQALSPLSPYVVAPVSLAAGVALGTLLAPHARRRVVALSLLVATLYLLVAVLATGGPAKAPTGYANANAALAVQLTGLSGLALLSAPRGSRWPAVGAAIVSVGVALANASVAALVLGGPLLALVLAMGWKPAQRHTGKVVATGLSAAAIAVSATAVAALATQPRWPASVARFLDEARRTMWADAVRLWRENAAFGAGPGAFERVSTLGPDPDTASAHSAVLQVGAETGWVGVALLLAIVLTGVWWAAQGRPAAAVVGVATWTALVVHSMTDHLVDFPVVVLAGGIVIGWSGASARSEQLDVPEGERPR; encoded by the coding sequence ATGCCGGGCCGTCTGGGCGGTAGCGAACGGTTCGGGCTCGCCGTGCTCGTCACATGGGTGGGCTGGGCCGGGACCAGGTCCGCGCTCGCCGGCCAGGCCCTTTCGCCCCTGTCCCCCTACGTCGTCGCACCGGTGTCGCTGGCCGCAGGGGTGGCGCTCGGCACCCTCCTGGCGCCGCACGCTCGGAGACGAGTAGTCGCGCTGAGCCTTCTCGTGGCAACCCTCTATCTCCTCGTCGCGGTGCTCGCCACCGGCGGTCCTGCGAAAGCCCCGACTGGCTACGCGAATGCGAACGCGGCCCTGGCCGTCCAGCTGACAGGGCTCTCCGGGCTGGCCCTCCTCAGCGCTCCTCGGGGGAGCAGATGGCCGGCGGTCGGGGCGGCGATCGTCAGCGTCGGGGTGGCCTTGGCCAACGCCTCGGTGGCCGCGCTCGTCCTGGGTGGACCACTGCTCGCGCTGGTGCTGGCGATGGGCTGGAAGCCAGCCCAGCGGCATACGGGAAAAGTGGTTGCGACCGGCCTCAGTGCTGCGGCGATCGCTGTCTCAGCGACGGCTGTGGCGGCTCTCGCCACCCAGCCGAGGTGGCCTGCGTCGGTGGCGAGGTTCCTCGACGAGGCCCGGCGCACCATGTGGGCGGACGCCGTGCGGCTCTGGCGTGAGAACGCGGCCTTCGGAGCTGGTCCCGGAGCGTTCGAGCGGGTGAGCACGCTGGGACCCGACCCGGACACCGCGTCGGCTCACTCGGCCGTACTCCAGGTGGGCGCCGAGACCGGCTGGGTGGGCGTGGCACTCCTGCTGGCCATCGTGCTGACCGGCGTGTGGTGGGCAGCCCAGGGTCGTCCCGCGGCTGCCGTGGTCGGTGTGGCGACGTGGACCGCGCTGGTCGTCCACTCGATGACGGACCACCTCGTGGACTTCCCCGTGGTCGTCCTGGCCGGGGGCATCGTCATCGGCTGGAGCGGCGCGAGCGCGCGATCAGAACAGCTCGACGTCCCCGAGGGTGAGCGTCCACGCTGA
- a CDS encoding GNAT family N-acetyltransferase → MVPGRPTRAQRTNAGGTTVERLSGPDLDVRRAVPEDDAAVVPMLREALGKVDDPHYEGLLHWKHRENPFGQSPGWVAVHEGRVVGYRTFLRWRFLDDNGKTVPAVRAVDTATDPAYQGMGIFRTLTLQSVAELTLAGDAIVFNTPNDQSRPGYLKMGWSLARRLPVGVLPAGGRSALTMVSSRVPASLWSEPTTVGLDAATALADGDVASRLLEHAPRRGFRTDRTPEYLAWRTSFEPLHYRLLLASPGDPSEGGLVFRLRRRGQALEAAVIEQLVPDWRTGARLVHRALKESGADYAIGLRTGPSAGLLPLPGQGPLLTTRPLAGSPPPPSAWTLTLGDVELF, encoded by the coding sequence GTGGTCCCGGGCCGCCCCACTCGGGCGCAGCGTACCAACGCGGGAGGCACAACAGTGGAGCGGCTCTCAGGTCCGGATCTCGATGTGCGGCGGGCAGTGCCGGAGGACGATGCCGCCGTGGTTCCCATGCTCCGTGAGGCCCTCGGGAAGGTCGACGATCCGCACTACGAGGGCCTCCTGCACTGGAAGCACCGGGAGAACCCGTTCGGGCAGTCGCCGGGCTGGGTGGCGGTCCACGAGGGTCGGGTGGTGGGCTACCGGACCTTCCTGCGCTGGCGGTTCCTCGACGACAACGGCAAGACGGTCCCGGCTGTCCGGGCCGTCGACACCGCGACCGACCCGGCCTACCAGGGGATGGGCATCTTCCGCACCCTGACCCTGCAGAGCGTCGCGGAGCTGACGCTGGCCGGTGACGCGATCGTCTTCAACACGCCCAACGACCAGAGCCGACCGGGCTACCTCAAGATGGGCTGGAGCCTGGCCCGGCGTCTGCCCGTCGGGGTACTCCCCGCCGGCGGCCGCTCGGCCCTGACCATGGTCAGCTCCCGCGTCCCGGCGTCCCTGTGGTCCGAGCCGACGACGGTCGGCCTCGACGCTGCCACCGCGCTGGCCGACGGCGACGTGGCCTCCCGCCTGCTGGAGCACGCTCCGCGACGCGGCTTCCGCACCGACCGGACCCCGGAGTACCTCGCCTGGCGGACCTCGTTCGAGCCGCTGCACTACCGCCTCCTGCTCGCGTCCCCCGGCGACCCCTCCGAGGGGGGCCTCGTCTTCCGGCTCCGCCGCCGCGGCCAGGCCCTCGAGGCGGCCGTCATCGAGCAGCTCGTCCCGGACTGGCGCACCGGGGCCCGCCTCGTCCATCGCGCCCTCAAGGAGAGCGGCGCCGACTATGCGATCGGTCTGCGCACCGGACCCTCGGCCGGCCTGCTGCCGCTGCCCGGCCAAGGACCCCTTCTGACGACCCGCCCGCTGGCCGGATCGCCACCCCCGCCGTCAGCGTGGACGCTCACCCTCGGGGACGTCGAGCTGTTCTGA
- a CDS encoding glycosyltransferase, translating to MSVLGPSATPTDRIKVLWLIKGLGPGGAEQLLLLAARTVDRNRFDVRVGYARPDKTHLVQEFESAGITPVRLGAPSGGVVAQVRDLRRAMSEVDVVHAHSPVLASLGRVVARTLPPGQRPTLVSTEHNEWTSHRALTRMVNALTAPLDAQRWAVSDQVKSTIWAGRRSAYEVLIHGIELTTPGPDPSVRARVRAGLGVADDEVLSLTVANLRTNKDYPNLLRAASAAMRVEPRLRFAAVGQGPLAEEMAALHAELGLGDRFQFLGYRRDVADLMAAADLFTLASAHEGLPVAVMEAFAAGLPVVATSVGGLPQQVVDGVQGRLAKPGDPDALSSALVDLAGSSELRARMGAAARARAPEYDIRRAVALQEQAYARLVAAKDR from the coding sequence GTGAGTGTATTGGGACCTTCGGCCACGCCGACGGACCGCATCAAGGTCCTGTGGCTCATCAAGGGCCTCGGCCCCGGCGGAGCCGAACAGCTGCTGCTTCTCGCGGCAAGGACGGTGGACCGTAATCGCTTCGATGTTCGCGTGGGGTATGCCCGGCCGGACAAGACGCACCTGGTCCAGGAGTTCGAGTCGGCCGGCATCACCCCGGTGCGACTGGGCGCGCCCTCGGGCGGGGTGGTTGCCCAGGTGCGGGACCTCCGACGCGCCATGTCGGAGGTCGATGTGGTTCACGCCCACTCCCCCGTCCTCGCCTCCTTGGGACGGGTTGTCGCACGGACGCTTCCCCCTGGACAGCGGCCCACCCTGGTGTCCACCGAGCACAACGAGTGGACGAGCCACCGGGCCCTCACACGCATGGTCAATGCCCTCACCGCCCCGCTGGACGCTCAGCGGTGGGCAGTCTCGGATCAGGTCAAGAGCACCATCTGGGCGGGCCGGCGAAGTGCCTACGAAGTCCTCATCCACGGTATTGAGCTGACGACACCGGGCCCGGACCCCTCGGTGAGGGCGCGGGTCAGGGCCGGCCTTGGCGTGGCCGACGACGAGGTGCTCTCCCTGACAGTCGCCAACCTTCGGACGAACAAGGACTACCCCAACCTGCTTCGCGCTGCGAGCGCCGCGATGCGCGTCGAGCCGCGTCTGCGATTCGCCGCGGTGGGCCAGGGACCTCTCGCTGAGGAGATGGCAGCACTCCACGCAGAGCTCGGTCTGGGCGATCGCTTCCAGTTCCTGGGGTATCGCCGCGATGTCGCCGACCTGATGGCCGCGGCTGATCTCTTCACGTTGGCCTCAGCGCACGAGGGCCTTCCCGTCGCGGTGATGGAGGCGTTTGCCGCGGGCCTGCCGGTGGTTGCGACGTCCGTCGGGGGCCTGCCCCAGCAGGTGGTGGACGGCGTGCAGGGACGTTTGGCCAAGCCGGGTGATCCGGATGCGCTCTCCTCGGCTCTCGTGGACCTGGCCGGGTCGAGCGAACTGCGGGCGCGGATGGGTGCTGCTGCCCGTGCCCGAGCGCCCGAGTACGACATCCGGCGTGCGGTCGCGCTTCAGGAGCAGGCCTACGCCCGCCTTGTGGCGGCCAAAGACCGCTGA
- a CDS encoding polysaccharide deacetylase family protein, with protein sequence MGAGTGDELDVPATAFARQLDLLDSHEVLSIDGALDRLDAKDPRPCVVLTFDDGFEDVYDNAWPLLRERQLPFTVYLASSYVSAPMVWEGSTAKGSAGRGMSWEQLAEMVESGLCTVGNHTHRHVPPESLSASELDECTAIIESRLGVTPSHFTYPWGVAVPTMEGALEQRFRSASTGRIGRNTPDTHRLRLARVPVRQSDPEEFFAAKLTGRLLPERAYARLVAAAKAAGMTG encoded by the coding sequence GTGGGAGCAGGGACCGGCGACGAGCTGGACGTGCCCGCGACCGCCTTCGCCCGGCAGCTCGATCTGCTCGACTCCCACGAGGTCCTCTCCATCGACGGCGCTCTGGATCGCCTGGACGCCAAGGACCCCCGGCCGTGTGTCGTGCTGACGTTCGACGACGGCTTCGAAGACGTCTATGACAACGCCTGGCCGCTGCTGCGAGAGCGTCAACTGCCGTTCACCGTTTACCTGGCATCCTCGTATGTCTCGGCCCCCATGGTGTGGGAGGGCTCGACCGCGAAAGGGTCCGCGGGGCGGGGCATGTCCTGGGAGCAGCTGGCGGAGATGGTCGAGTCGGGGCTGTGCACCGTGGGCAACCACACGCACCGTCACGTCCCTCCCGAGTCACTCTCCGCGTCAGAGCTGGATGAGTGCACCGCAATCATCGAGTCGAGACTGGGTGTGACGCCGTCCCACTTCACCTACCCGTGGGGAGTCGCGGTCCCAACCATGGAGGGAGCCCTGGAGCAGCGTTTCCGAAGTGCTTCCACGGGCCGTATCGGTCGCAACACCCCGGACACGCACCGCCTGCGACTGGCTCGAGTTCCGGTCCGCCAGAGCGACCCTGAGGAGTTCTTCGCCGCAAAACTGACGGGCCGGCTGCTTCCGGAGCGCGCGTATGCGCGCCTTGTCGCGGCTGCGAAGGCCGCTGGGATGACTGGCTGA
- a CDS encoding polysaccharide biosynthesis tyrosine autokinase, translating into MTLSEYLKVFRQRWLIIAITTLVAGAVMWVTSPAVADTSQKASSYTATATLLVTSTETDSESPMGRIALYLTTGEIPQRAAAELGYTGDPAVLASGLTVTPDFSAGALTVAVTDAEGKRAASIANTFADETVTYFKKNRPGVGRANVSILQRATPIPNVTGGGFVIPPDRTTRTALAAGLGLLLGLGLALVLDRVDSRLRTRSEIAAALRLPIIAEVPKMSRSLRRRRSIGVADEPLSPYADGYRGARTALVHTSSLLVQGDDRRPTSPPEPVSAASASLILVTSAHPREGKTTSVANLAASFAETGQRILVLDGDLRSPDTHNIFDVPQGAGISDYLTGPDDTPLGSLIRPTNVPGVRIITAGTRLEHPASLASRMGGLLTEARGLADVVLVDSAPLLAASDVFDVLPLVDTVLLVVRSGRLTEVAGHRVSELLGRFQVPVAGVVVVGAQSKRSAGYGYGYGYGYGYGDKKKGKARKRLPSSAVQGPPELSEERVPESRSARREASRKRSSRRTSSSA; encoded by the coding sequence ATGACGCTCAGCGAGTACCTGAAGGTCTTCCGCCAACGCTGGCTCATCATTGCCATCACCACCCTGGTGGCGGGTGCCGTCATGTGGGTGACTTCCCCCGCGGTCGCTGACACGTCCCAGAAGGCGAGTTCCTACACGGCGACGGCCACGCTTCTGGTCACGAGCACGGAGACTGACTCCGAGTCCCCGATGGGCAGGATCGCGCTCTACCTCACCACCGGCGAGATCCCGCAGCGAGCGGCTGCTGAGCTCGGCTACACCGGTGACCCGGCGGTGCTGGCCTCCGGGCTCACCGTCACGCCCGACTTCAGTGCCGGTGCCCTGACCGTTGCGGTGACGGACGCAGAGGGTAAACGTGCCGCCTCCATAGCCAACACCTTTGCCGACGAGACCGTCACCTACTTCAAGAAGAACCGGCCCGGTGTGGGGCGCGCGAACGTGAGCATCCTCCAGCGCGCCACCCCCATCCCCAATGTCACCGGCGGCGGCTTCGTGATTCCGCCGGACCGCACCACCCGCACGGCGCTCGCCGCAGGTCTCGGGCTGCTACTTGGCTTGGGTCTGGCCCTCGTGCTTGACCGGGTGGACTCTCGGCTGAGGACCCGCTCAGAGATCGCTGCCGCTCTGAGGTTGCCGATCATCGCCGAAGTGCCCAAGATGAGCCGCTCCCTCCGACGCCGCCGCAGCATCGGCGTGGCTGATGAGCCACTCAGTCCCTATGCCGATGGTTACCGCGGTGCTCGCACGGCGCTGGTCCACACGTCGAGCCTTCTCGTCCAGGGCGACGACCGTCGGCCCACGTCACCTCCGGAGCCGGTGTCCGCTGCATCGGCGAGCCTGATCCTCGTCACCTCTGCGCATCCCCGCGAAGGCAAGACCACGAGCGTGGCAAACCTCGCGGCGAGCTTCGCCGAGACCGGGCAGCGGATCCTCGTGCTCGACGGCGATCTCCGTTCACCCGACACCCACAACATCTTCGACGTCCCGCAAGGCGCCGGTATCTCGGACTACCTGACCGGGCCTGACGACACGCCGCTCGGGTCGCTGATCCGACCCACCAATGTCCCTGGGGTCCGGATCATCACCGCTGGTACGCGCCTGGAGCACCCCGCATCCTTGGCGAGCCGCATGGGCGGTCTGCTGACCGAGGCGCGCGGTCTCGCGGACGTCGTGCTCGTCGACAGTGCCCCACTCCTCGCGGCCAGCGATGTCTTCGACGTGCTGCCACTCGTGGACACGGTGCTTCTCGTGGTCCGCTCCGGCCGGCTCACCGAAGTGGCCGGGCACCGAGTCTCCGAGCTGCTCGGCCGGTTCCAGGTTCCGGTGGCGGGAGTCGTCGTCGTTGGTGCGCAGTCGAAGCGCTCGGCCGGCTACGGCTACGGCTACGGCTACGGCTACGGGTACGGCGACAAGAAGAAGGGAAAGGCCCGAAAGCGCCTTCCCTCGTCAGCGGTTCAAGGCCCACCGGAGCTCTCCGAAGAACGGGTCCCCGAGAGCCGAAGCGCCAGGCGAGAGGCATCGCGGAAGCGTAGCTCTCGCCGCACATCGTCGTCCGCCTGA